From the Phyllopteryx taeniolatus isolate TA_2022b chromosome 20, UOR_Ptae_1.2, whole genome shotgun sequence genome, one window contains:
- the LOC133470430 gene encoding musculin: MSAGQDEGDRGAERGGGKESHRDAANARERARMRVLSKAFSRLKTTLPWVPPDTKLSKLDTLRLASSYISHLRRLLQDHPLDDPIVKTTCLTWPFETSGHLQDEDSRSQTTTRLCGATA; the protein is encoded by the exons ATGTCCGCCGGCCAGGACGAGGGCGACAGGGGAGCGGAGCGAGGGGGCGGGAAAGAGTCGCACAGGGACGCGGCCAATGCCCGCGAGAGGGCCAGGATGAGGGTGCTGAGCAAAGCCTTCTCCAGGCTGAAAACCACCCTGCCCTGGGTGCCCCCCGACACCAAGCTGTCCAAGCTGGACACGCTGCGGCTGGCCTCCAGCTACATCTCGCACCTCAGGAGACTGCTCCAGGACCACCCGCTGGACGACCCCATTGTCAAGACCACCTGTCTG ACGTGGCCATTTGAGACGTCGGGACACTTGCAGGATGAAGACTCTCGTTCTCAGACCACGACGAGACTTTGCGGAGCAACCGCAtga